Part of the Hyphomicrobium album genome is shown below.
GCCCCAAGCCGTTGTCGCCGAGCGCCTTCTGATACTCCGCCTTCGACGCCTCCGCCGCCTGCCGCTGCGCATCGGTGAAGTAGTAGATCCCCGAGCGGTACTGCGTGCCGACGTCATTGCCCTGGCGCATGCCCTGCGTCGGGTTGTGGCTCTCCCAGAACGTCTTCAGGAGCTGCTCATAGCTGATCTCCTTCGGATCGTAGACGACGAGCACGACCTCGTTGTGCCCGGTCTGCCCGGTGCACACCTCCTCGTACGTCGGATTGGGCGTGAAGCCGCCGGCGTAGCCGACTGCGGTGATCCAGATGCCGGCCCCGAGGTTCCAGAACTTGCGCTCGGCACCCCAGAAGCAGCCGATGCCGAACATCGCCGTCTCGAGGCCCGCAGGGTAGGGACCCTTCAGGGGACGCGAGAAGATGTCGTGCTCGTGGGCGGTGAGGATCGGCGTCGGACGGCCCTTCAGCGCCGTGGCCGCGGTCGGCATCGAAACCTTGTCTTTGCGGAA
Proteins encoded:
- the msrA gene encoding peptide-methionine (S)-S-oxide reductase MsrA: MLFRKDKVSMPTAATALKGRPTPILTAHEHDIFSRPLKGPYPAGLETAMFGIGCFWGAERKFWNLGAGIWITAVGYAGGFTPNPTYEEVCTGQTGHNEVVLVVYDPKEISYEQLLKTFWESHNPTQGMRQGNDVGTQYRSGIYYFTDAQRQAAEASKAEYQKALGDNGLGQITTEVLPAPEFFFAEDYHQQYLSKVPHGYCGLGGTGVTCPMPTGVAAA